A single genomic interval of Tsukamurella paurometabola harbors:
- a CDS encoding MDR family MFS transporter, whose amino-acid sequence MTSTMAPSSPAQTYRVKGSAVGIPILVLCGMIFLSVLDGTVVFVAMPEIQDALGLSDATKVWVFGAYALTFGGFLLLGGRLGDTFGRKKMFLLGVIGFTVASALAGFATNEAWLLAARVGQGFFAAIAGPTALALIATTFAPGKARNQAFAVFGAMAGLGSIAGLVAGGLLATIDWRLIFWINVPVGIACAIGGWFTLDEAMSERRHALDVKGAVLAVAGCVTGVYALTAGPEAHWQSASVYIAAVISAICLTLFLWVERTAKNPILPFSLFNNRNRVAAMLAILVCGALIPTLGFYVALTFQLVLGYTPFQSGLALLPFAVGFGISVAISASLVRRFQARWLVAIGGVIVFLPCLYVPTLMSKAPATIDYFPQIALPVFFIGIGVGMAVVPLPLGAVAGVRPSEIGPLTALIEVAQNLGGIIGLASVQVVVTSRIMAEGGPTTGHLRHDTLTGDQIHALASGYGLAFIACAAILILAGLVVVPFMRFTPEEIAEGQAAKESSESGGAIPSTSFPAQAFEDDDDDVDDDWEPLEGDVTSGSFAAIRREDFDRAYNEEPGDPEPVYFTDRFRAIKRSDVEGGSAQSGAAAPPAGPVPARPGPGVPQPPTQQVPVARPPRRPAPSAPQQAHPRPAAPQPHRRPAPSTPQQAYSHPSDPLPRPGSRPGEGLAGIARPSGPIQRESVDLPRPPVPPTPRAAVPDYRPPRPAPQQYRVDPPAPRTDGPAPAPRPEPRFEPVPAGARTGRHAAPEPDGMHHPAPTPQADRVSRARRHRRED is encoded by the coding sequence ATGACCTCAACGATGGCGCCCAGCAGCCCGGCGCAGACCTACCGCGTCAAGGGCAGCGCCGTCGGCATCCCCATCCTCGTCCTGTGCGGGATGATCTTCCTCTCGGTGCTCGATGGCACCGTCGTCTTCGTGGCGATGCCGGAGATCCAGGACGCCCTGGGCCTCTCCGACGCCACCAAGGTCTGGGTGTTCGGCGCGTACGCGCTCACGTTCGGTGGGTTCCTGCTGCTCGGCGGCCGGCTCGGCGACACCTTCGGCCGGAAGAAGATGTTCCTGCTCGGCGTCATCGGCTTCACCGTGGCGTCCGCACTCGCGGGCTTCGCGACGAACGAGGCGTGGCTGTTGGCGGCCCGCGTCGGCCAGGGCTTCTTCGCCGCGATCGCGGGGCCCACCGCGCTGGCGCTGATCGCGACCACGTTCGCGCCCGGGAAGGCCCGCAACCAGGCCTTCGCCGTCTTCGGTGCGATGGCGGGCCTCGGCTCCATCGCCGGGCTCGTGGCGGGCGGGCTGCTCGCCACCATCGACTGGCGCCTCATCTTCTGGATCAACGTGCCCGTGGGCATCGCCTGTGCCATCGGCGGTTGGTTCACGCTCGACGAGGCGATGTCGGAGCGGCGCCACGCGCTCGACGTCAAGGGTGCCGTCCTCGCGGTCGCGGGCTGCGTGACCGGCGTCTACGCCCTCACCGCCGGGCCCGAGGCGCACTGGCAGAGCGCCTCGGTCTACATCGCGGCGGTGATCAGCGCGATCTGCCTGACCCTGTTCCTGTGGGTCGAGCGCACCGCGAAGAACCCGATCCTGCCCTTCTCGCTGTTCAACAACCGCAACCGCGTCGCCGCGATGCTCGCGATCCTGGTGTGCGGCGCCCTGATCCCCACCCTGGGCTTCTACGTCGCGCTGACCTTCCAGCTGGTCCTCGGTTACACGCCCTTCCAGTCCGGCCTCGCGCTGCTGCCCTTCGCCGTGGGCTTCGGCATCTCCGTGGCGATCAGCGCCTCGCTGGTGCGCCGCTTCCAGGCCCGCTGGCTGGTGGCCATCGGCGGCGTCATCGTCTTCCTGCCCTGCCTGTACGTGCCGACGCTGATGAGCAAGGCGCCGGCCACCATCGACTACTTCCCGCAGATCGCCCTTCCGGTCTTCTTCATCGGCATCGGCGTGGGTATGGCCGTCGTGCCGCTGCCGCTCGGGGCCGTCGCCGGGGTGCGCCCGTCGGAGATCGGCCCGCTGACCGCGCTGATCGAGGTCGCGCAGAATCTCGGCGGCATCATCGGCCTGGCGTCCGTGCAGGTCGTCGTGACCTCGCGCATCATGGCCGAGGGCGGCCCGACCACCGGCCACCTGCGCCACGACACGTTGACCGGCGACCAGATCCATGCCCTGGCCTCCGGGTACGGCCTCGCCTTCATCGCGTGCGCGGCGATCCTCATCCTCGCCGGCCTCGTGGTGGTGCCTTTCATGCGGTTCACCCCGGAGGAGATCGCCGAGGGGCAGGCCGCCAAGGAATCCAGCGAGTCCGGTGGCGCGATACCGTCCACGTCCTTCCCGGCGCAGGCCTTCGAGGATGATGACGACGACGTCGACGACGACTGGGAGCCTCTCGAAGGAGACGTGACCTCGGGGTCCTTCGCCGCGATCCGCCGCGAGGACTTCGACCGCGCCTACAACGAGGAGCCGGGCGATCCCGAGCCGGTGTACTTCACCGATCGGTTCCGCGCCATTAAGCGCTCCGACGTCGAGGGCGGATCCGCGCAGTCCGGCGCGGCAGCGCCCCCGGCGGGCCCGGTGCCGGCCCGACCCGGCCCCGGCGTGCCGCAACCGCCGACGCAGCAGGTCCCCGTCGCCCGCCCGCCGCGCCGTCCCGCGCCGTCCGCTCCGCAGCAGGCCCACCCGCGGCCCGCCGCCCCGCAGCCGCACCGCCGCCCGGCACCGTCGACGCCCCAGCAGGCCTACTCGCACCCGAGCGATCCGTTGCCCCGTCCGGGCAGCCGCCCGGGGGAGGGGCTCGCCGGGATCGCCCGGCCCTCCGGTCCGATCCAGCGCGAGAGCGTCGACCTGCCGCGCCCGCCGGTGCCGCCCACCCCGCGCGCCGCGGTTCCCGACTACCGCCCGCCGCGGCCCGCCCCGCAGCAGTACCGGGTCGACCCGCCCGCGCCGCGGACCGACGGGCCCGCGCCGGCACCCCGGCCCGAGCCCCGCTTCGAGCCCGTCCCCGCGGGTGCGCGCACGGGCCGGCACGCCGCACCGGAGCCCGACGGCATGCACCACCCGGCGCCGACCCCGCAGGCCGACCGCGTGAGCCGGGCGCGGCGGCACCGCCGGGAGGACTGA
- the cobO gene encoding cob(I)yrinic acid a,c-diamide adenosyltransferase, with product MPQGKVESVPQDGLTTRQRRNQPVLAVHTGPGKGKSTAAFGMAMRAWNQGFDIGVFQFVKSAKWKVGEEATMLALNELHERTGAGGPVEWHKMGQGWSWLRRTDDAEQDHAEAARDGWREIARRLSVEQHRFYVLDEFTYPLKWGWIDVDEVVETLVHRPGNQHVIITGRDAPQALVDAADLVTEMTKIKHPMDAGRKGQRGIEW from the coding sequence ATGCCGCAGGGCAAGGTCGAATCAGTGCCGCAGGACGGCCTGACCACCCGGCAGCGCCGCAACCAGCCGGTGCTCGCCGTCCACACCGGGCCGGGCAAGGGGAAGTCGACGGCCGCCTTCGGCATGGCGATGCGCGCGTGGAACCAGGGCTTCGACATCGGCGTCTTCCAATTCGTCAAGAGCGCGAAGTGGAAGGTCGGTGAGGAGGCGACCATGCTCGCGCTGAACGAGCTGCACGAGCGCACCGGTGCCGGCGGGCCCGTCGAATGGCACAAGATGGGGCAGGGCTGGTCCTGGCTGCGCCGCACCGACGACGCCGAGCAGGACCACGCCGAGGCCGCCCGCGACGGGTGGCGGGAGATCGCGCGCCGGCTCAGCGTCGAGCAGCACCGGTTCTACGTGCTCGACGAGTTCACCTACCCGCTCAAATGGGGGTGGATCGACGTCGACGAGGTGGTCGAGACACTGGTGCACCGGCCCGGCAATCAGCACGTCATCATCACCGGTCGCGACGCGCCGCAGGCGCTCGTGGACGCCGCCGACCTGGTCACGGAGATGACCAAGATCAAGCATCCGATGGATGCGGGGAGGAAGGGCCAGAGGGGGATCGAGTGGTGA
- the cobA gene encoding uroporphyrinogen-III C-methyltransferase — translation MNSHGAPHDPYLVGLDLRGRRVVVVGAGTVVQRRLPVLLAAGADVHVIAPEATPAVEATPGIVWHRREYASGDLLGAWYALAATDDPAVNAAVVAEAEAARTFCVRADLAREGTAVTPATVATDGLQVGVLASGDHRRSAAVRDALRAVLTGDEAARPTHKPEGVALVGGGPGDPDLITVRGRALLGLADVVVADRLAPPRLLAELAPHVEVIDAAKVPYGRAMAQQAINRVLIDRAREGKFVVRLKGGDPYVFGRGFEELEALAAEGIPVTVVPGITSSIAAPSAAGIPVTHRGVTHEFVVVSGHVAPGHPDSLVDWDALGRLRGTVVVLMAVERLAAIAEALIAGGRPAETPAAVVENATTGGQRTVRGTLATIAADAAAASVVPPAVLVVGATAGFTAALGG, via the coding sequence ATGAACAGCCACGGCGCCCCGCACGATCCCTACCTCGTCGGTCTGGATCTGCGAGGGCGCCGTGTCGTCGTCGTGGGGGCCGGCACCGTCGTCCAGCGGCGACTGCCGGTGCTCCTCGCGGCCGGCGCGGACGTCCACGTCATCGCCCCCGAGGCGACGCCGGCCGTCGAGGCCACGCCCGGCATCGTCTGGCACCGCCGGGAGTACGCCTCCGGCGACCTGCTCGGCGCCTGGTACGCGCTGGCCGCGACCGACGACCCGGCGGTGAACGCCGCCGTCGTCGCCGAGGCCGAGGCGGCGCGCACCTTCTGCGTCCGCGCGGATCTCGCGCGTGAGGGCACGGCCGTCACCCCGGCCACGGTCGCCACCGACGGGCTCCAGGTGGGCGTCCTGGCGTCCGGGGATCACCGACGGTCCGCCGCGGTCCGCGACGCCCTGCGCGCCGTCCTCACCGGCGACGAGGCGGCTCGGCCCACCCACAAGCCCGAGGGCGTGGCCCTCGTGGGCGGCGGGCCGGGCGACCCCGATCTCATCACCGTGCGCGGTCGCGCCCTGCTCGGGCTCGCCGACGTGGTCGTCGCCGACCGCCTGGCCCCGCCGCGGCTGCTCGCCGAACTCGCGCCGCACGTCGAGGTCATCGACGCCGCGAAGGTGCCCTACGGCCGGGCCATGGCACAGCAGGCGATCAACCGGGTGCTCATCGACCGGGCGCGCGAGGGCAAGTTCGTCGTCCGGCTCAAGGGCGGCGACCCCTACGTCTTCGGCCGCGGCTTCGAGGAGCTCGAGGCGCTGGCCGCCGAGGGCATCCCCGTCACCGTGGTCCCCGGCATCACCAGCTCGATCGCCGCGCCCTCCGCCGCGGGGATCCCCGTGACGCACCGGGGCGTCACGCACGAGTTCGTCGTCGTCTCCGGCCACGTCGCGCCGGGGCACCCCGACAGCCTCGTCGACTGGGACGCGCTCGGCCGGCTGCGCGGCACCGTCGTGGTGCTCATGGCCGTGGAGCGCCTCGCCGCCATCGCCGAGGCGCTGATCGCGGGCGGCCGTCCGGCGGAGACCCCGGCGGCCGTCGTGGAGAACGCGACCACGGGCGGGCAACGCACTGTGCGCGGCACCCTCGCCACGATCGCGGCGGACGCCGCGGCGGCGAGCGTCGTACCGCCGGCCGTCCTCGTCGTGGGTGCGACGGCCGGTTTCACCGCCGCGCTGGGCGGCTGA
- a CDS encoding cobyrinate a,c-diamide synthase — MRGGRARGGSSGEPGVSVPAVVIAAPSSGSGKTSIATGLMGALARTGVVAPFKVGPDYIDPGYHALATGRPGRNLDAVLCGAPRVAPLYRHGASGADIAVVEGVMGLFDGRIVDGPGGAATEGIGSTADIAQILGAPVLLVVDARGHSQSLAALLAGFATYRPGVSIAGVILNRVSSARHERVLRDACAQAGLEAVGAVPGAAALEVPARHLGLVPAAERGPGAVAAVAAMTDLVERHVDVDRIRAVARPVADGPVWSPSEEVARAGEPVVALAGGPAFSFGYAEHEELLRAAGARVRRFDPLADELPDGAAAVVLPGGFPEVYAEKLSANTALRAQLRSLVAAGGVVHAECAGQLYLAESLDGVPMCGIVPGTATFTPRLTLGYRDAVALGGGALFEAGERVTGHEFHRTALAPGPAPAWGWRDGEGAAVTDGHLSPTVHSSYLHVHPAGYPDVAERLVRAVA; from the coding sequence ATGCGGGGAGGAAGGGCCAGAGGGGGATCGAGTGGTGAGCCCGGCGTGAGCGTCCCCGCAGTCGTCATCGCCGCACCGTCGTCGGGCAGCGGCAAGACCTCCATCGCCACCGGCCTGATGGGGGCCCTCGCTCGGACCGGCGTCGTCGCCCCGTTCAAGGTGGGGCCCGACTACATCGACCCGGGGTACCACGCGCTCGCCACGGGCCGTCCCGGCCGCAACCTCGACGCGGTGCTGTGCGGAGCGCCCCGCGTCGCCCCGCTGTACCGGCACGGTGCGTCCGGCGCCGACATCGCCGTCGTCGAGGGCGTGATGGGGCTGTTCGACGGTCGCATCGTCGACGGCCCCGGTGGCGCCGCGACCGAGGGCATCGGCTCCACCGCCGACATCGCCCAGATCCTCGGCGCGCCCGTCCTGCTGGTGGTCGACGCCCGCGGGCACTCGCAGTCCCTCGCCGCGCTGCTCGCCGGATTCGCCACCTACCGGCCCGGAGTCTCCATCGCCGGCGTCATCCTCAACCGCGTCTCCAGCGCCCGGCACGAACGTGTCCTGCGCGACGCCTGCGCACAGGCGGGCCTGGAGGCCGTCGGCGCGGTGCCCGGCGCGGCGGCGCTGGAGGTGCCGGCGCGGCACCTCGGCCTCGTCCCCGCCGCGGAGCGGGGGCCGGGCGCCGTCGCCGCGGTCGCCGCGATGACCGACCTGGTGGAACGGCACGTCGACGTCGACCGGATCCGCGCGGTGGCCCGGCCCGTCGCGGACGGACCGGTGTGGTCACCGTCGGAGGAGGTGGCGCGCGCGGGCGAGCCCGTCGTCGCGCTGGCCGGCGGCCCGGCGTTCAGCTTCGGCTACGCCGAGCACGAGGAGCTCCTGCGCGCCGCCGGGGCGCGGGTGCGCCGATTCGACCCGCTCGCCGACGAGCTGCCGGACGGGGCCGCCGCCGTCGTCCTGCCCGGCGGCTTCCCCGAGGTGTACGCGGAGAAGCTGTCGGCGAACACGGCCCTGCGGGCGCAGCTGCGGAGCCTGGTCGCAGCCGGCGGTGTGGTGCACGCGGAGTGCGCGGGCCAGCTGTACCTGGCCGAGTCGCTCGACGGCGTGCCCATGTGCGGCATCGTGCCCGGGACGGCGACCTTCACCCCGCGCCTCACGCTCGGGTACCGGGACGCCGTGGCCCTGGGTGGCGGCGCCCTGTTCGAGGCGGGGGAGCGCGTCACCGGCCACGAGTTCCACCGCACGGCGCTCGCCCCGGGCCCCGCGCCGGCGTGGGGATGGCGCGACGGGGAGGGGGCCGCGGTGACCGATGGGCACCTTTCGCCCACAGTGCACTCCTCGTACCTCCATGTGCACCCTGCCGGATACCCGGACGTGGCGGAACGCCTGGTCAGAGCGGTCGCGTGA
- a CDS encoding MFS transporter, whose translation MTSTMAPGAPAQTYRVKGSALGLAIVVLSGMMFLAVLDGTVVFVAMPKIQDAMHLSDAAKVWVYGAYAVTFGGFMLLGGRLGDTFGRKRMFILGVAGFTLASLLTGFATNEAWLLAARAGQGLFAAIACPTALALIATTFAPGKARNQAFAIFGAMGGLGSVAGLVAGGVLATIDWRLVFWINVPVGIACVVGGYFALEESAAERRHALDVKGAILAVAGCVTGVYALTAGPEEHWKSPAVYAAAAVSVVCLVAFLYVERSAKNPILPFSLFRNRNRVAAMIAILICGALIPTLGFYVALTFQQVLGYTPLQSGLALVPFAVGMGISVAVASKLVVKYQARWLVLMGGIIVFVPCLYVPTLMTKDPAEVTYFPYIALPVFFIGIGVGFAIMSLPLCALAGVRPSEIGPMSALVEVCQNLGGIIGLASVQVVVTSRIMKEGGPTSGELSNDPTVHAEQLKALASGYGLAFISCAAILILAGLVVVPFMRFTPEEVAEGQAAQESSKSGGAIPSTSFPAQALEHDDDDVDDDWEPIEGDVTSGSFPAVNRADFDRAYNEQPGDPEPVYFTDRFRAIKRPQAPQQPAQHRPAAQPPQRSAAPQPAASQPVAPQAYSHPSDPLPRTGRPGEGLAGVARPSGPIHRESSDLPRPPEPPQQPPRPAADPQYRPPAGAPQAQHRPSAPIQRPSAPIQRPSAPIQRPSAPVQRPSGQVPRSAQPPLSGPARPGHPGGPSPEHPGGALGRPGQAPRPSGPVRRPSGAVQRPSAPVQRPPAPPQQQAPAGGRHALPEPDGMHHPEASPQAERVSRARRHRLEED comes from the coding sequence ATGACCTCAACGATGGCCCCCGGGGCCCCGGCGCAGACGTACCGCGTCAAGGGCAGCGCTCTCGGTCTCGCCATCGTCGTCCTCTCCGGCATGATGTTCCTCGCCGTGCTCGACGGCACCGTGGTCTTCGTCGCCATGCCGAAGATCCAGGACGCGATGCACCTGTCGGACGCCGCCAAGGTGTGGGTGTACGGCGCGTACGCGGTGACCTTCGGCGGCTTCATGCTGCTCGGCGGCAGGCTGGGCGACACCTTCGGCCGCAAACGGATGTTCATCCTCGGGGTCGCGGGATTCACGCTCGCGTCCCTCCTCACCGGCTTCGCGACCAACGAGGCGTGGCTGCTGGCCGCCCGGGCGGGGCAGGGCCTCTTCGCCGCGATCGCCTGTCCGACGGCGCTGGCGCTCATCGCGACCACGTTCGCGCCCGGGAAGGCGCGTAACCAGGCCTTCGCCATCTTCGGTGCAATGGGCGGCCTGGGCTCTGTTGCCGGGCTCGTCGCAGGCGGTGTGCTCGCGACGATCGACTGGCGACTGGTCTTTTGGATCAACGTTCCGGTCGGCATCGCCTGCGTGGTCGGAGGCTACTTCGCCCTCGAGGAGTCGGCCGCCGAGCGTCGGCACGCCCTTGATGTGAAGGGAGCGATCCTCGCAGTCGCCGGCTGCGTGACCGGCGTGTACGCACTCACCGCTGGACCGGAGGAACATTGGAAAAGCCCGGCCGTTTACGCCGCCGCCGCTGTCAGCGTCGTCTGCCTCGTAGCGTTCCTGTACGTCGAGCGATCCGCGAAGAACCCGATCCTGCCCTTCTCGCTGTTCCGTAACCGGAATCGTGTCGCCGCGATGATCGCGATCCTGATCTGCGGTGCTCTGATCCCGACCTTGGGCTTCTACGTTGCGCTCACCTTCCAGCAGGTGCTCGGTTACACCCCGTTGCAATCGGGTCTCGCGCTCGTACCGTTCGCCGTCGGCATGGGCATTTCGGTGGCCGTCGCCTCGAAGCTCGTGGTGAAGTACCAAGCGCGATGGCTGGTACTGATGGGTGGAATCATCGTCTTCGTGCCGTGCCTCTACGTGCCGACCCTCATGACGAAGGATCCCGCCGAGGTCACGTACTTCCCGTACATCGCGCTGCCGGTCTTCTTCATCGGCATCGGCGTGGGCTTCGCGATCATGTCGTTGCCACTGTGCGCCCTCGCGGGTGTGCGCCCGTCGGAGATCGGACCCATGTCCGCGTTGGTCGAGGTGTGCCAGAACCTCGGCGGCATCATCGGTCTCGCGTCGGTTCAGGTTGTCGTAACCTCGCGGATCATGAAGGAGGGCGGCCCCACCTCCGGTGAGCTGAGCAATGACCCGACTGTCCACGCTGAGCAGCTCAAGGCACTCGCCTCGGGGTATGGACTCGCGTTCATCTCCTGCGCCGCGATCCTCATCCTGGCCGGCCTCGTCGTGGTGCCCTTCATGCGGTTCACTCCGGAGGAGGTCGCCGAGGGGCAGGCGGCCCAGGAGTCCAGCAAGTCCGGTGGTGCGATCCCGTCGACCTCGTTCCCGGCGCAGGCGCTCGAACACGACGATGACGACGTCGACGACGACTGGGAACCGATCGAGGGCGATGTCACGTCCGGATCCTTCCCGGCGGTCAACCGCGCGGACTTCGACCGCGCGTACAACGAGCAGCCGGGCGACCCCGAGCCGGTGTACTTCACCGACCGGTTCCGCGCGATCAAGCGGCCGCAGGCCCCGCAGCAGCCGGCGCAGCACCGGCCGGCGGCGCAGCCGCCGCAGCGGTCGGCCGCGCCCCAGCCCGCCGCGTCCCAGCCGGTCGCGCCGCAGGCGTACTCGCATCCCAGCGATCCGCTGCCGCGCACCGGCCGGCCGGGCGAGGGGCTCGCCGGCGTCGCTCGCCCGTCCGGCCCGATCCATCGGGAGAGCTCCGACCTGCCGCGCCCGCCGGAGCCCCCGCAGCAGCCACCGCGGCCCGCGGCGGATCCGCAGTACCGGCCTCCGGCCGGCGCGCCGCAGGCACAGCATCGACCGAGTGCGCCGATCCAGCGGCCGAGCGCGCCGATACAGCGCCCCAGCGCGCCGATCCAGCGGCCGAGCGCACCGGTGCAGCGGCCGAGCGGTCAGGTCCCGCGGTCGGCGCAGCCGCCGCTGTCCGGCCCGGCCCGGCCCGGACACCCCGGCGGGCCGAGCCCGGAGCACCCCGGCGGCGCCCTCGGGCGTCCGGGACAGGCCCCGCGCCCGAGCGGCCCGGTGCGGCGTCCGAGCGGTGCCGTTCAGCGCCCCAGCGCCCCGGTCCAGCGCCCACCGGCGCCGCCGCAGCAGCAGGCTCCGGCAGGCGGCCGACACGCGCTGCCCGAGCCGGACGGCATGCACCATCCCGAGGCGTCGCCGCAGGCCGAGCGCGTCAGCCGCGCCCGCCGGCACCGCCTCGAGGAGGACTGA
- a CDS encoding DUF4822 domain-containing protein, protein MHTSIKLVSVTFAAAAVVATSACAAGSYAAPGSPSSSSSAKPSASAKPSVKPSTGASASATPSASKPTPVKAGTPSAVLASTAWETTSAKDAKGAKVALTDKDVKNYVGWAYFKKDGTFTLYNLDDTAKGKGTWYVSPDGKKRTIVAKNADGSVQYTRTVEIVTLTEKEFTYRVYPEASNKAVYYDIVHTPTKHAEPRA, encoded by the coding sequence ATGCACACGTCGATCAAGCTCGTCTCCGTCACCTTCGCCGCCGCTGCCGTGGTCGCCACCTCCGCCTGCGCCGCCGGTTCGTACGCCGCCCCCGGCTCGCCGTCCTCCTCGTCCTCCGCCAAGCCCAGCGCGTCGGCCAAGCCCTCCGTCAAGCCGTCGACCGGTGCTTCGGCGTCGGCCACGCCGTCGGCCTCGAAGCCGACCCCCGTCAAGGCCGGCACGCCGAGCGCCGTCCTCGCCTCGACCGCGTGGGAGACCACCTCCGCGAAGGATGCGAAGGGCGCCAAGGTCGCGCTCACCGACAAGGACGTCAAGAACTACGTCGGCTGGGCCTACTTCAAGAAGGACGGCACCTTCACCCTCTACAACCTGGACGACACCGCCAAGGGCAAGGGCACCTGGTACGTCTCGCCCGACGGCAAGAAGCGCACCATCGTCGCCAAGAACGCCGATGGCAGCGTCCAGTACACCCGCACCGTCGAGATCGTGACCCTCACCGAGAAGGAGTTCACGTACCGCGTGTACCCCGAGGCCTCGAACAAGGCCGTGTACTACGACATCGTGCACACGCCCACCAAGCACGCCGAGCCGCGCGCATAG
- a CDS encoding VWA domain-containing protein, which translates to MSDRYPFSAVVGHDELRLALTLCAIAPAVGGVLVRGEKGTAKSTAARALAPLLPARPDGAPARLVELPIGATEDRVVGSLDLHRALGEGRVDFTPGLLADADGGILYVDEVNLLSDHLVDVLLDAAAMGRVTVERDAVSRSYPARFVLVGTMNPEEGELRPQLLDRFGLAVDVRASRDVDARVEVMRRRLAFEADPAAFAAEYADADAAQARRIADARDRLPGVALPDGELRRIAAVCAAFDVDGMRADLVIARAARAHAAWRGAAEVTEDDVRVAAALALPHRKRRDPFDEPGLDDAELDRALDDARDAADEPDPDPDGPDPDGPGDGGPGDGGPGGQQADPPAQDDAAEPGTEPQGTALPTTRHRTVGRLTVPGTGTGGATGRRSKTRAERGSVVRAAPAGTGAGLHLAATLRAAAPAQAARGRIAGPLHLAPSDLRSPIREATEGNLVVFVVDLSGSMAARERIALVGEAAVSLLRDAYQRRDKVAVIGFRATEATLLVPPTRSVDVAVARLARARTGGRTPLAEGLIEARKLLRREDLRPDARRPLVVVLTDGRATSGRDPLPRALAAAAGLHADGRATVVVDCETSMVRLGLAAKVATALGAPMIPLGGLSPQDLARVA; encoded by the coding sequence TCGTCGAACTGCCCATCGGCGCCACCGAGGACCGCGTCGTCGGTTCGCTGGACCTGCACCGCGCCCTCGGCGAGGGACGCGTCGACTTCACGCCCGGCCTACTGGCCGATGCCGACGGCGGCATCCTCTACGTCGACGAGGTCAACCTCCTCTCCGACCACCTCGTCGACGTGCTGCTCGACGCCGCGGCGATGGGGCGGGTCACCGTCGAGCGGGACGCCGTCTCCCGCTCGTACCCCGCACGGTTCGTCCTGGTGGGCACCATGAACCCGGAGGAGGGCGAGCTGCGGCCGCAGCTGCTCGACCGCTTCGGCCTCGCCGTCGACGTGCGGGCGAGCCGCGACGTGGACGCCCGCGTCGAGGTGATGCGGCGCCGCCTCGCGTTCGAGGCCGACCCCGCCGCCTTCGCCGCGGAGTACGCCGATGCCGACGCCGCACAGGCCCGTCGCATCGCCGACGCCCGCGACCGGTTGCCCGGCGTGGCGCTGCCCGACGGGGAGCTGCGCCGCATCGCCGCGGTGTGCGCCGCCTTCGACGTCGACGGCATGCGCGCCGACCTGGTGATCGCCCGGGCGGCGCGCGCCCATGCTGCGTGGCGCGGCGCCGCCGAGGTCACCGAGGACGACGTGCGCGTGGCGGCCGCGCTCGCCCTGCCGCACCGCAAGCGCCGCGACCCGTTCGACGAGCCGGGCCTCGACGACGCCGAACTCGACCGCGCTCTCGACGACGCCCGTGACGCCGCCGACGAGCCCGATCCCGACCCGGACGGCCCCGATCCCGACGGCCCCGGCGACGGCGGACCCGGCGACGGCGGGCCCGGCGGACAGCAGGCGGACCCACCGGCGCAGGACGATGCCGCGGAGCCCGGGACCGAGCCGCAGGGCACCGCGCTGCCGACCACGCGACACCGCACCGTGGGCCGGCTGACCGTGCCCGGCACGGGCACCGGCGGAGCGACCGGCCGCCGGTCGAAGACGCGCGCGGAGCGCGGCAGCGTCGTGCGCGCCGCACCCGCCGGCACCGGTGCGGGCCTGCACCTGGCCGCGACGCTGCGCGCCGCCGCACCCGCACAGGCCGCCCGCGGCCGCATCGCCGGCCCGCTGCACCTGGCGCCGTCCGACCTGCGGTCCCCGATCCGTGAGGCCACCGAGGGCAACCTCGTCGTCTTCGTCGTGGACCTGTCCGGATCGATGGCCGCGCGGGAGCGGATCGCGCTGGTCGGCGAGGCCGCGGTGTCCCTGTTGCGCGACGCCTACCAGCGGCGCGACAAGGTCGCCGTGATCGGCTTCCGCGCCACGGAGGCCACGCTGCTGGTGCCGCCGACGCGGTCCGTCGACGTGGCCGTCGCGCGGCTCGCCCGCGCCCGCACCGGCGGCCGGACTCCGCTCGCGGAGGGGCTGATCGAGGCGCGGAAGCTGCTGCGGCGCGAGGACCTGCGCCCCGACGCGCGCCGCCCGCTCGTCGTGGTGCTCACCGACGGTCGGGCGACCTCCGGCCGGGACCCGCTGCCCCGCGCCCTCGCCGCCGCCGCGGGCCTGCACGCCGACGGTCGAGCGACGGTCGTCGTGGACTGCGAGACCTCGATGGTCCGGCTGGGCCTCGCGGCGAAGGTCGCGACGGCGCTCGGCGCGCCGATGATCCCGCTCGGCGGCCTGAGCCCGCAGGATCTGGCCCGCGTCGCCTGA